A region of Streptomyces deccanensis DNA encodes the following proteins:
- a CDS encoding DUF6278 family protein, giving the protein MNISFLGNWRKRRDPAFGVAVFTGGDGDDDGHEGLAELLSECELLRAQAALAGVELDDSAASLEAIDQLVPRWRDDEETAAWLGNDAGLYLGTVVVRTVPGARWEIWPNGQPVVRLDSGREIDVVEAGQAWAASGAPELSQLYAEVAEQ; this is encoded by the coding sequence ATGAACATCTCTTTCCTGGGCAACTGGCGCAAGAGGCGTGACCCCGCGTTCGGGGTCGCGGTGTTCACCGGGGGCGACGGTGACGACGACGGCCACGAGGGACTCGCCGAACTCCTCTCCGAATGCGAACTGCTGCGCGCCCAGGCCGCCCTGGCCGGCGTCGAACTCGACGACTCCGCCGCCTCGTTGGAGGCGATCGACCAGCTCGTCCCGCGCTGGCGCGACGACGAGGAGACCGCGGCCTGGCTCGGGAACGACGCGGGGCTCTACCTGGGCACGGTCGTCGTGCGGACCGTCCCGGGCGCCCGCTGGGAGATCTGGCCCAACGGCCAGCCCGTGGTGCGGCTGGACTCCGGCCGTGAGATCGACGTGGTCGAGGCCGGCCAGGCGTGGGCCGCCAGCGGCGCACCGGAACTCTCCCAGCTCTACGCCGAGGTCGCCGAGCAGTGA
- a CDS encoding SGNH/GDSL hydrolase family protein produces the protein MRRRVWRTAVVLALLAAVAPVATARADARPAAEPAPLERLFDNRAVSEDARPTEADFDGSGASLSATDLTAAGWTPGRTLTVQGARLTLPPRAAGEPDNVRAAGQSVRVRGRGDALAFLVAGTGGADATGGGEVRYRNGTRSSYRLAAPDWRTGPLATKAVALPHVNTPGGQLTEKARLYVVTVPLVRSREVASVTLPRNRDLHVFALAVRPDPAAWSGSWAASTSGYPAVGPWTDRTLRLVVHTSVGGPRVRIRLDNTFASAPVRVGSATVALRATGASARSAPVPLSFRGAAGTDIPAGAQAFSDPLGFEVPPGTDLLVSFHLPGTVTAAPVHRLARQTSYVSEPGDHAADGSGAAYTSTISTWPLLTGVDVGGGPGSVVLLGDSITDGEATTVDANRRWPDVLARRLLSQDEVPHYGVLNQGISANRVVADRYPGDGVSTDTGGVSALHRFDRDVLAQTSARTVVVFQGVNDVRWGATAGEVVAGLREIAARGHERGLRVLVATVAPCEGEARCTAAVDAQRVAVNEWIRGGEAGEVFDGVLDFDEVLRDPARPARLLPAYDTGDHLHPNEAGLAALADSVDLGLL, from the coding sequence GTGCGCCGACGCGTCTGGAGAACGGCCGTCGTCCTGGCACTTCTGGCGGCGGTCGCACCCGTCGCCACCGCTCGGGCCGACGCGCGCCCGGCAGCCGAACCGGCGCCGCTGGAACGCCTCTTCGACAACAGGGCCGTCAGCGAGGACGCGCGGCCCACCGAGGCCGACTTCGACGGCTCCGGCGCCTCCCTCTCCGCCACCGACCTGACGGCTGCCGGATGGACGCCCGGGCGCACGCTGACCGTTCAGGGCGCGCGCCTGACCTTGCCGCCCCGTGCGGCGGGCGAGCCCGACAACGTCCGCGCCGCCGGCCAGTCGGTACGGGTACGGGGCCGGGGCGACGCCCTCGCCTTCCTGGTCGCCGGCACGGGCGGCGCCGACGCGACCGGCGGCGGGGAGGTCCGCTACCGGAACGGGACCCGCTCGTCGTACCGGCTGGCCGCCCCCGACTGGCGTACCGGCCCGCTCGCCACCAAGGCCGTGGCCCTCCCCCATGTGAACACCCCGGGTGGTCAACTCACCGAGAAGGCACGGCTGTACGTCGTCACCGTGCCGCTCGTGCGGAGTCGTGAGGTCGCCTCGGTGACCCTGCCGCGCAACCGCGACCTGCATGTGTTCGCCCTGGCGGTGCGCCCCGACCCGGCGGCGTGGAGCGGCAGTTGGGCCGCCTCCACCTCCGGCTACCCGGCCGTCGGCCCGTGGACGGACCGGACCCTGCGGCTCGTGGTCCACACCTCGGTGGGCGGGCCCCGGGTGCGCATCCGGCTCGACAACACCTTCGCCTCGGCGCCGGTACGGGTGGGCAGCGCGACGGTGGCGCTGCGGGCGACGGGCGCGAGCGCCCGGAGTGCGCCGGTGCCCCTGTCGTTCCGGGGCGCGGCCGGCACCGACATCCCGGCGGGCGCGCAGGCGTTCAGTGATCCGCTGGGCTTCGAGGTGCCGCCCGGCACGGACCTGCTGGTGAGCTTCCACCTGCCCGGCACGGTGACGGCCGCCCCCGTGCACCGGCTGGCCCGGCAGACGTCGTACGTCAGCGAGCCGGGCGACCACGCGGCGGACGGCTCGGGTGCGGCGTACACCTCCACGATCTCGACCTGGCCGCTGCTGACCGGGGTGGACGTGGGCGGCGGGCCGGGATCGGTCGTGCTGCTCGGGGACTCGATCACCGACGGGGAGGCGACGACGGTCGACGCGAACCGGCGGTGGCCGGACGTCCTGGCCCGGCGGCTGCTGAGCCAGGACGAGGTCCCGCACTACGGCGTCCTCAACCAGGGGATCTCGGCGAACCGGGTGGTCGCCGACCGCTACCCCGGTGACGGTGTCTCCACCGACACGGGCGGCGTGAGTGCCCTGCACCGCTTCGACCGCGATGTCCTCGCCCAGACCTCCGCCCGTACGGTCGTCGTCTTCCAGGGCGTCAACGACGTGCGCTGGGGTGCGACGGCGGGCGAGGTCGTCGCCGGGCTGCGGGAGATCGCGGCCCGGGGGCACGAACGGGGCCTGCGCGTGCTCGTGGCGACCGTGGCGCCCTGTGAGGGCGAGGCGCGCTGCACGGCCGCCGTCGACGCCCAGCGGGTCGCGGTGAACGAGTGGATCCGGGGCGGTGAGGCGGGCGAGGTGTTCGACGGGGTCCTCGACTTCGACGAGGTGCTGCGTGACCCGGCGCGTCCGGCCAGGCTGCTGCCCGCGTACGACACCGGGGACCACCTGCACCCGAACGAGGCGGGGCTGGCGGCACTCGCCGACTCGGTCGACCTCGGCCTGCTGTGA
- a CDS encoding alpha/beta fold hydrolase, with protein sequence MRHPHGTTSRTTRALRTSAVGAVSATLVAGTALGLAPAAQAASGATAAPTTRFVDIKGEGGTVLKANVVAPADASRTYPLLVLPTSWGLPQVEYLAQARKLAEAGYVVVSYNVRGFWESGGYIEVAGPPDTADASKVIDWALANTPADAAHIGMAGLSYGAGISLLTAAHDKRVKAVAALSGWADLIDSIYGGRTQHLQAAALLDGAGRVTGRQGPELQQIFENFYASNLAKEADMIAWGKKRSPETYLDQLNTHGTAVMLANAWGDSIFPPNQYADFYEKLTGPKRLQLRPGDHATTEVTGLFGLPNDVWTDTRRWFDRYLKGTANGIDREQPVQLKSRTGGAFEGYPDWKSVTATRKKIALASGTTIRANVDSGANGGVVFLSSILDQVAQLPPVASIPLLPRRWAAVWQSEKYPTAQAVRGTAKLHTTVTATKESGTLVAYLYDVGPLGLGKLVSHAPYTFHGQTPGKPFGVDLELLSTAYDVPAGHRLALVVDTVDPLYIEHNPTGAQLTFSSPPNDPSYVSIPLREQ encoded by the coding sequence GTGAGACACCCGCACGGCACCACATCGCGTACGACCAGGGCGCTGCGGACGAGCGCCGTGGGCGCCGTCTCGGCCACCCTGGTCGCCGGCACGGCCCTCGGCCTGGCCCCCGCCGCCCAGGCGGCGTCAGGTGCCACCGCCGCCCCCACGACCCGCTTCGTCGACATCAAGGGCGAGGGCGGGACCGTCCTCAAGGCCAACGTGGTCGCCCCGGCCGACGCCTCCCGCACGTACCCGCTCCTGGTCCTGCCCACGAGCTGGGGCCTGCCCCAGGTCGAGTACCTGGCCCAGGCGCGGAAACTGGCCGAGGCCGGTTATGTCGTGGTCAGCTACAACGTGCGCGGCTTCTGGGAGTCCGGCGGATACATAGAGGTCGCGGGGCCACCCGACACGGCCGACGCCTCCAAGGTGATCGACTGGGCCCTCGCCAACACCCCGGCCGACGCGGCGCACATCGGCATGGCGGGGCTGTCGTACGGGGCGGGCATCAGTCTGCTCACCGCCGCGCACGACAAGCGCGTCAAGGCGGTCGCCGCGCTGAGCGGCTGGGCGGACCTGATCGACTCGATCTACGGCGGCCGCACCCAGCACCTCCAGGCCGCCGCTCTGCTGGACGGCGCGGGACGGGTCACCGGCCGTCAGGGCCCCGAACTCCAGCAGATCTTCGAGAACTTCTACGCCTCGAACCTGGCCAAGGAGGCAGACATGATCGCCTGGGGGAAGAAACGTTCCCCCGAGACCTACCTCGACCAGCTCAACACCCACGGCACGGCCGTCATGCTCGCCAACGCCTGGGGCGACTCGATCTTCCCGCCCAACCAGTACGCCGACTTCTACGAGAAGCTCACCGGCCCCAAGCGGCTCCAGCTGCGCCCCGGTGACCACGCCACGACGGAGGTCACCGGCCTGTTCGGGCTGCCCAACGACGTGTGGACGGACACCCGGCGCTGGTTCGACCGCTATCTGAAGGGCACCGCCAACGGCATCGACCGCGAGCAGCCCGTCCAGCTCAAGTCCCGTACGGGCGGCGCCTTCGAGGGCTACCCGGACTGGAAGTCGGTCACCGCCACCCGGAAGAAGATCGCCCTGGCGAGCGGCACCACGATCCGCGCGAACGTCGACTCGGGCGCGAACGGCGGGGTCGTCTTCCTCTCCAGCATCCTGGACCAGGTGGCCCAACTCCCGCCCGTGGCCTCGATACCGCTGCTGCCGCGCCGCTGGGCGGCCGTCTGGCAGTCGGAGAAGTACCCGACGGCGCAGGCCGTGCGCGGCACCGCGAAGCTGCACACCACGGTGACGGCCACCAAGGAGAGCGGCACCCTCGTCGCCTACCTGTACGACGTGGGCCCGCTCGGCCTCGGCAAGCTGGTCAGCCACGCGCCGTACACCTTCCACGGCCAGACGCCCGGCAAGCCGTTCGGCGTGGACCTGGAGTTGCTCTCCACTGCCTACGACGTTCCGGCGGGCCACCGTCTCGCCCTGGTCGTCGACACGGTCGACCCGCTCTACATCGAGCACAACCCGACCGGCGCGCAGCTGACCTTCTCCTCGCCGCCGAACGACCCGTCGTACGTGTCGATCCCGCTGCGCGAGCAGTGA
- a CDS encoding amino acid ABC transporter ATP-binding protein — MAGEPLIEMHDVNKYFGELHVLQDIDLTVGKGEVVVVIGPSGSGKSTLCRAINRLEPIRSGVIRIDGQPLPSEGKALAALRADVGMVFQSFNLFAHKTVLQNVSLGQIKVRKRKKDDADRRSLELLDRVGLADQAPKYPAQLSGGQQQRVAIARALAMDPKVILFDEPTSALDPEMINEVLEVMQQLAREGMTMVVVTHEMGFARSAANRVVFMADGRIVEDRAPDAFFTNPESDRAKDFLSKILKH; from the coding sequence ATGGCGGGCGAACCGCTGATCGAGATGCACGACGTGAACAAGTACTTCGGCGAGCTGCATGTCCTCCAGGACATCGATCTCACCGTCGGCAAGGGGGAGGTGGTCGTCGTCATCGGCCCGTCGGGGTCGGGGAAATCGACGCTGTGCCGGGCGATCAACCGGCTGGAACCCATCCGCTCCGGCGTGATCCGGATCGACGGGCAGCCGCTGCCGAGCGAGGGCAAGGCCCTCGCGGCGCTCCGCGCGGACGTGGGCATGGTCTTCCAGTCCTTCAACCTCTTCGCGCACAAGACCGTGCTGCAGAACGTGTCGCTCGGTCAGATCAAGGTCCGCAAACGGAAGAAGGACGACGCCGACCGACGCTCCCTTGAACTCCTGGACCGGGTCGGTCTCGCCGACCAGGCGCCGAAGTACCCGGCCCAGCTCTCCGGCGGCCAGCAGCAGCGGGTGGCCATCGCCCGCGCCCTCGCCATGGACCCCAAGGTCATCCTGTTCGACGAGCCCACCTCGGCCCTCGACCCGGAGATGATCAACGAAGTCCTCGAAGTGATGCAGCAGTTGGCGCGCGAGGGCATGACCATGGTCGTCGTCACCCACGAGATGGGTTTCGCCCGTTCCGCCGCCAACCGTGTCGTCTTCATGGCGGACGGCCGCATCGTCGAGGACCGCGCTCCGGACGCTTTCTTCACGAACCCGGAGAGCGACCGCGCCAAGGACTTTCTCTCCAAGATCCTCAAGCACTGA